One segment of Desulfovibrio sp. JC010 DNA contains the following:
- a CDS encoding NAD(P)/FAD-dependent oxidoreductase, which translates to MKSRYVIIGAGPTGLGAARRLSELGEKSFLVLEKNSWPGGLASSFKDEKGFTWDIGGHVMFSHYEYYDNLLEELLQGEYTEHLRESWVRILKSWVPYPFQNNIRYLPNEKKWECVRGLLPGERSEETPTNFLEWIHSVFGKGIARYFMEPYNYKVWATPPEKMSYSWIGERVSVVDLRSVIKNILLERDQLSWGPNNKFKFPLKGGTGTIFRKLAETVAPYIKYNSQVAAIDSAAKTVTDSEGNIFEYEHLLNTAPIDILASRWLKYPAQKLVNAAAALKHNSVVVAGIGLSSSRPDSRCWMYFPENDSPFYRVTNFHNYSPNNTPEPNKGRALMCEVSYSNDKVIDKQNIIQQVEDGLVNTTMLKDSERNDIVSRWSINVDYGYPVPCLQRDEALKVLQPALESMGIYSRGRFGGWKYEVSNMDHSVMQGVEWAERMINGKPETTYRI; encoded by the coding sequence ATGAAATCGAGATATGTCATAATTGGCGCGGGTCCGACCGGACTTGGTGCCGCCCGTCGGCTTTCTGAGTTGGGGGAAAAATCGTTTCTCGTGCTGGAAAAAAATTCCTGGCCCGGTGGTCTGGCTTCCAGCTTTAAAGACGAAAAAGGCTTTACATGGGATATTGGAGGACATGTCATGTTCTCCCACTATGAATATTACGACAACCTGCTGGAAGAACTACTGCAGGGAGAATACACCGAACATTTGCGTGAATCATGGGTGCGCATTCTCAAAAGCTGGGTTCCCTACCCTTTCCAGAACAACATCCGCTACCTGCCCAATGAGAAAAAGTGGGAATGCGTACGCGGACTTTTGCCCGGTGAGCGATCTGAAGAAACTCCCACAAACTTCCTTGAATGGATTCATTCTGTATTCGGTAAAGGCATCGCCAGATACTTTATGGAACCGTACAACTATAAGGTATGGGCCACCCCGCCGGAGAAAATGTCATATTCATGGATCGGCGAACGGGTAAGTGTAGTGGACCTGCGCTCTGTAATCAAAAACATCCTTCTTGAGCGGGACCAGCTCTCATGGGGACCGAACAACAAGTTCAAATTCCCCCTTAAAGGCGGAACCGGGACCATCTTCCGCAAACTTGCCGAAACTGTCGCCCCATACATTAAATATAACTCACAGGTAGCGGCCATCGATTCCGCAGCAAAAACAGTTACTGATTCCGAGGGCAACATTTTTGAATACGAACATCTGCTTAACACCGCTCCCATTGATATTTTAGCTTCCCGCTGGCTGAAATACCCGGCACAGAAACTGGTCAATGCAGCCGCAGCCCTTAAACACAACAGCGTGGTTGTGGCCGGGATAGGACTCTCTTCATCCCGCCCTGATTCACGCTGCTGGATGTATTTTCCGGAGAACGACAGCCCCTTTTACAGGGTTACCAATTTCCATAACTACTCACCGAACAATACACCTGAACCCAATAAAGGGCGGGCATTAATGTGTGAAGTATCATATTCAAACGACAAGGTTATCGATAAGCAAAACATCATTCAGCAGGTGGAAGACGGTCTGGTCAATACCACCATGCTGAAAGATAGCGAACGCAATGATATTGTATCCCGCTGGTCAATTAATGTGGATTACGGCTATCCAGTCCCTTGCCTGCAACGCGATGAAGCGTTAAAAGTTTTACAGCCTGCGCTTGAATCCATGGGCATCTATTCCCGTGGTCGTTTCGGCGGCTGGAAATACGAAGTCTCCAACATGGATCATTCCGTGATGCAGGGCGTAGAATGGGCTGAACGGATGATAAACGGGAAGCCGGAAACCACATACAGGATCTAG
- a CDS encoding Xaa-Pro peptidase family protein — MTISTATYELRRENVRRRLKDRGHPPLLVSFAANRYYLSGFELHDPQCNETAGWLIIDPDGRDFLLTDPRYHDAARKVWNEDDIFIYSGRKFDALRDFFKSSGFSKISYDPKSINIFEHEKLNDFCELKPVSGLVEDLRLIKDETEIKLMEESCALNHKVYELLEPKLVPGRTEAEIAWDVEQLFRNNGASELAFPSIVGIGPNAALPHAIPGNDKLEDGSLVLIDMGGRLGDYCSDQTRTFWVGDKPSDRFLTVRDQVQEAQMEAIKVLRPGLPIQHAYHTAKAVFEKYGVEKYFTHSLGHGIGLETHEPPSVSPIASGELKPGMIITIEPGLYYSDWGGIRWEYMVLITEDGYKIL, encoded by the coding sequence ATGACAATTTCCACCGCCACTTATGAACTTCGGCGGGAGAATGTCCGCAGACGGCTTAAAGACCGCGGGCACCCTCCTCTTCTGGTCAGTTTCGCAGCCAACCGCTACTACCTGAGCGGATTTGAACTTCACGATCCCCAGTGCAATGAAACCGCCGGCTGGCTGATCATTGATCCTGACGGACGCGATTTCCTGCTCACTGACCCCCGTTACCATGACGCAGCCCGCAAGGTCTGGAATGAAGATGACATATTCATCTATTCGGGCCGTAAATTCGATGCCCTGCGCGATTTTTTTAAATCCAGCGGGTTCAGCAAAATTTCTTACGATCCCAAATCCATAAACATCTTTGAGCATGAAAAGCTTAACGATTTCTGCGAGCTCAAACCTGTTTCAGGACTGGTTGAAGACCTTCGCCTGATCAAGGATGAGACCGAAATCAAGCTCATGGAAGAGTCCTGCGCACTGAACCACAAGGTTTATGAGCTGCTGGAACCCAAACTTGTACCCGGACGCACTGAAGCTGAAATAGCATGGGATGTGGAACAGCTTTTCCGCAACAACGGTGCATCCGAGCTTGCTTTCCCGTCCATTGTCGGTATCGGTCCCAATGCGGCTCTGCCCCACGCCATTCCCGGCAACGACAAGCTTGAAGACGGTTCTCTGGTGCTCATCGACATGGGCGGTCGCCTCGGCGATTACTGCTCCGACCAGACCCGCACCTTCTGGGTCGGCGATAAGCCTTCCGACCGTTTTCTCACCGTGCGTGATCAGGTTCAGGAAGCACAGATGGAAGCCATCAAGGTGTTGCGCCCCGGCCTGCCCATCCAGCACGCCTACCACACAGCAAAGGCAGTCTTTGAAAAATACGGGGTCGAAAAGTACTTTACCCATTCGCTGGGACACGGTATCGGCCTTGAAACACATGAGCCGCCCAGCGTCAGCCCCATTGCTTCCGGTGAACTGAAGCCGGGCATGATCATTACCATAGAACCCGGCCTCTACTACTCCGACTGGGGCGGCATCCGCTGGGAATATATGGTTTTGATTACTGAAGACGGATATAAGATTTTGTAA
- a CDS encoding DUF4911 domain-containing protein yields MARRKRKPRPRPLPPPPENSSRMYIQIAPSDIAIFRFLMEAVDNLALFTIADRFKGILLLRYSPHQEREFREFMNGMKQEIDIKFLPNPSDSA; encoded by the coding sequence ATGGCCCGTAGAAAAAGAAAACCGCGTCCGCGTCCTTTGCCCCCGCCGCCGGAAAATTCCAGCCGCATGTATATCCAGATTGCGCCATCTGATATCGCAATCTTTCGATTTCTCATGGAGGCCGTGGACAACCTCGCCCTTTTTACTATTGCTGATAGATTCAAAGGAATCCTGCTGCTGCGCTACAGCCCGCATCAGGAGCGGGAATTCCGGGAATTCATGAACGGAATGAAGCAGGAAATAGACATCAAATTCCTGCCCAATCCTTCCGATTCAGCATAA
- a CDS encoding TetR/AcrR family transcriptional regulator, producing MTRSPVQKRSREKKRKIIVAGMKLFSEKGFHETGVTELAAEAKVSVGTFYSYFRDKKDLLDQVAETYAASITKGVYGNFATNAPYDKSPQKIVEYITQTARQAHSLSTELHREMLALKNREALMAELDKSIVESLQHGVSEILNNCADKIRVKDIDLSARLVCGAIEETMHRCLLENEEPDMEKAFEELTEMCTGYLFKSSK from the coding sequence ATGACACGATCACCGGTTCAGAAGAGAAGCAGGGAAAAGAAACGTAAGATCATTGTGGCCGGGATGAAGCTGTTTTCGGAGAAAGGATTCCACGAAACAGGAGTTACAGAGTTGGCCGCTGAAGCAAAGGTTTCAGTGGGGACTTTCTACAGCTATTTCAGAGACAAAAAAGACCTGCTGGATCAGGTTGCTGAAACATATGCGGCCAGTATTACCAAAGGTGTTTACGGAAATTTTGCAACGAACGCCCCCTATGACAAAAGCCCGCAAAAGATTGTTGAATACATTACCCAGACCGCACGGCAGGCCCACTCCCTCTCAACTGAACTGCACCGCGAAATGCTGGCCCTGAAAAACAGGGAAGCATTGATGGCTGAGCTGGATAAATCAATTGTGGAATCACTTCAGCACGGTGTGAGTGAAATATTGAATAATTGCGCTGATAAAATCAGGGTGAAAGACATTGACCTGAGCGCACGGCTGGTTTGTGGTGCCATTGAAGAAACCATGCATCGCTGCCTGCTTGAAAACGAAGAACCGGACATGGAAAAAGCTTTTGAAGAGCTGACAGAAATGTGTACCGGGTACCTTTTCAAAAGCAGTAAATAG
- the murI gene encoding glutamate racemase → MSIEKSGLPIGVFDSGVGGLTVLRALRELMPGENYLYLGDTARVPYGSKSADSIVRYAFQAGNALVSRSIKMLVIACNTATAVSLEKLAAEYAPLPVVGVIEPGAAAACAASGSGNIAVIATESTVNGKAYQNTICELHPEAKIIARPCPLFVGLAEEGWTDGELVEAIAARYLHPLFAEFGSNGPDTLVLGCTHFPVLREAIANVAGPGITIVDSAETTALKVKNTLSSLSLLNQAGGKGRTRFLATDSAERFAAVGGSFLGIDIDPTNVSVVDL, encoded by the coding sequence GTGTCCATTGAAAAATCCGGCCTGCCCATCGGTGTTTTTGATTCCGGTGTGGGAGGATTAACCGTCCTGCGGGCCTTGCGGGAGTTGATGCCCGGGGAAAACTATCTTTATCTGGGAGATACGGCCCGGGTGCCTTACGGCTCCAAAAGTGCCGACTCAATTGTGCGTTATGCTTTTCAGGCCGGGAACGCTCTTGTTTCCAGATCCATTAAAATGCTAGTTATTGCCTGCAATACAGCCACTGCCGTATCGCTTGAGAAACTCGCCGCTGAATATGCGCCGCTCCCTGTTGTGGGGGTGATTGAACCCGGTGCGGCTGCTGCCTGCGCTGCCAGCGGAAGCGGTAATATCGCGGTTATCGCCACCGAGAGCACGGTAAACGGCAAGGCTTACCAGAATACCATCTGTGAACTTCATCCCGAAGCAAAGATTATTGCCCGGCCTTGTCCTTTATTTGTGGGGCTTGCTGAAGAGGGCTGGACTGACGGGGAGTTGGTGGAGGCCATCGCCGCCCGCTATTTGCATCCGCTTTTTGCTGAATTCGGCAGCAATGGCCCGGATACCCTTGTGCTGGGCTGTACCCATTTTCCGGTACTGCGTGAAGCCATCGCCAATGTTGCCGGGCCGGGTATCACCATTGTGGATTCAGCTGAAACAACAGCTTTGAAAGTAAAAAACACATTGAGCAGCCTGAGTCTGTTGAATCAGGCCGGAGGTAAAGGGCGGACCCGTTTTCTGGCAACGGATTCTGCTGAACGGTTTGCAGCTGTGGGCGGGAGTTTTCTGGGGATCGATATTGATCCGACTAACGTTAGCGTGGTTGATCTTTAG
- a CDS encoding isoprenylcysteine carboxylmethyltransferase family protein, translating into MEERKMTIFGVGLKIFKPTIIYGLAALIITLIFPRIFLMTFLPSAAFNILGGMLLGIGIAFLFISGVTVKKAVAEQRLETTGTFSIVRNPLYFAWIAFIFTGSAIATQAWLLFGMCGIAYYKFLHHIPEEENMLEEAFGKEYLEYKKQVPSIVPNLKEFL; encoded by the coding sequence ATGGAAGAACGCAAGATGACAATCTTTGGAGTCGGACTAAAAATCTTTAAACCAACCATCATCTACGGCCTCGCCGCGTTGATCATCACCCTGATCTTTCCCAGAATATTCCTGATGACTTTCCTGCCCAGTGCGGCCTTCAACATTCTGGGCGGAATGCTGCTGGGTATCGGTATCGCATTTCTTTTTATCAGCGGAGTCACCGTAAAAAAAGCCGTAGCCGAACAGCGGCTGGAAACCACCGGAACTTTCTCTATTGTGCGCAACCCGCTCTATTTTGCATGGATAGCCTTCATCTTCACCGGCAGTGCCATCGCCACACAGGCATGGCTCCTCTTTGGAATGTGCGGGATAGCTTACTATAAATTCCTGCACCACATCCCGGAAGAGGAAAACATGCTCGAAGAAGCCTTCGGCAAGGAATATCTTGAATATAAAAAGCAGGTTCCATCCATCGTACCGAACCTTAAAGAGTTTCTCTAG
- a CDS encoding class I SAM-dependent methyltransferase, translating into MKPVMNALTAQQELWDQVFTESESYFGQQPSLLAQKSLELFQENNVRTVLETGCGQGRDTFLFAEDGITVTALDYSSRAVDEIAARASSSSLTSYVDPRCFDIRKPLPFESESYDACYSHMLLCMELTMAEISCALSEVHRVLKPGGLVVYSVRSIFDRHYRAGEHLGENLYEIGKFAVHFFCEEKLRGLASGFKIKSIERIEEGALPRDLFCIVMEKSSTRYAPTFESCALPESRAEKVPFSRNRARYHCPGGT; encoded by the coding sequence ATGAAGCCGGTAATGAATGCTTTGACAGCACAGCAGGAGCTTTGGGATCAGGTTTTTACTGAGTCTGAAAGTTATTTCGGGCAACAGCCCAGTCTGCTTGCGCAAAAATCTCTTGAACTGTTTCAGGAAAATAACGTGCGAACCGTTCTGGAGACCGGGTGCGGTCAGGGACGGGATACGTTTCTTTTTGCTGAGGACGGAATCACTGTTACCGCACTTGATTATTCCAGCAGGGCGGTTGACGAAATCGCCGCCAGAGCATCTTCCTCCTCCCTTACTTCTTATGTAGATCCCCGCTGCTTTGATATCCGTAAACCGCTTCCTTTTGAATCCGAATCTTATGATGCCTGCTATTCGCACATGCTGCTGTGCATGGAACTGACCATGGCAGAAATTTCCTGCGCTTTAAGCGAAGTTCACCGGGTACTTAAGCCGGGCGGACTGGTGGTCTATTCTGTGAGATCCATTTTTGATCGCCATTACCGGGCCGGAGAACATCTGGGTGAGAATCTTTATGAGATCGGCAAGTTCGCAGTTCATTTTTTTTGCGAAGAAAAACTTCGCGGACTGGCCAGCGGATTCAAAATCAAATCCATCGAGCGTATTGAAGAGGGTGCTCTGCCGCGAGACTTGTTTTGTATTGTAATGGAAAAAAGCTCCACCCGTTACGCGCCTACATTTGAATCCTGTGCCTTGCCTGAGAGCAGGGCCGAGAAGGTTCCTTTTTCGCGAAACCGCGCCCGCTACCACTGTCCGGGCGGGACATGA
- a CDS encoding YifB family Mg chelatase-like AAA ATPase, protein MIAKVSCAALMGIDGFKVDLEVDLTRQGMPAFTMVGLAEGAVKESKERVFSALKNSGYRIPPSRITVNLAPADIRKAGSAYDLPLAASLLGAAGVIDQSALEGWFLAGELSLSGGVKSVHGVLPLAIEARRKGARGLIVSPDNVNEAAVVEGLPVYGVGTLSQLVNFLIGEENLEPATVDTELLWSGRQSFGMDFSEVKGQEHAKRAIEIGAAGNHNLLFIGPPGSGKTMLARRIPTVLPSLVFEEALEVTKIYSVSGQLERDKSLMVTRPFRAPHHTISDAGLIGGGAYPKPGEVSLAHRGVLFLDELPEFKKNVLEVLRQPLEGGEVTISRAAMSLSYPADFMLVAAMNPCPCGYFTDERHACTCSAQAVNRYRSKLSGPLLDRIDLQIEVPAVEYKDLRDSSGLDSASMRANIERVREIQAERFKDMDILTNSELSGSSLEKFCKLSEAEHSFLEQAVRSLGLSARAYTRILRISRTIADLAGAEMIQVAHLAEAINYRSMDRQG, encoded by the coding sequence ATGATAGCAAAAGTTTCCTGTGCAGCCCTCATGGGCATTGACGGTTTTAAAGTCGATCTGGAAGTGGACCTGACCCGGCAGGGCATGCCTGCTTTTACCATGGTCGGTCTGGCTGAGGGCGCGGTTAAGGAGAGCAAGGAACGTGTTTTTTCCGCGCTCAAGAATTCAGGTTACCGCATCCCGCCTTCACGTATAACCGTGAACCTTGCTCCGGCTGATATCCGCAAGGCCGGATCTGCATATGATCTGCCTTTGGCTGCGTCCCTGCTCGGTGCGGCGGGCGTCATTGATCAGTCCGCGCTTGAAGGCTGGTTTCTGGCCGGGGAGCTTTCCCTTTCCGGCGGGGTAAAATCTGTGCACGGGGTGCTTCCGCTGGCTATCGAAGCCCGGCGCAAGGGAGCCAGGGGGCTGATCGTCAGCCCGGATAATGTAAATGAAGCCGCAGTGGTGGAAGGTCTTCCGGTTTACGGCGTTGGGACCCTTTCGCAGTTGGTGAATTTTCTTATCGGTGAAGAAAATCTGGAACCGGCCACGGTTGATACGGAACTGCTCTGGTCCGGGCGGCAGTCCTTCGGTATGGATTTTTCCGAGGTCAAAGGGCAGGAACACGCCAAGCGGGCTATCGAGATCGGGGCGGCAGGAAATCACAATTTGCTGTTCATCGGTCCTCCGGGCAGCGGTAAAACCATGCTGGCCCGGCGCATTCCCACGGTTCTGCCGTCGCTGGTTTTTGAGGAAGCATTGGAAGTTACCAAAATATACAGTGTTTCCGGTCAGCTGGAGCGGGATAAATCGCTCATGGTCACCCGTCCTTTCCGTGCTCCGCATCATACCATTTCCGATGCCGGACTCATCGGCGGCGGGGCATATCCCAAGCCCGGTGAAGTCTCCCTTGCCCATCGCGGGGTTCTTTTTCTGGATGAACTTCCGGAATTCAAAAAAAATGTGCTCGAAGTCCTGCGCCAGCCGCTTGAAGGCGGGGAGGTAACCATTTCCCGTGCGGCCATGTCCCTTTCATATCCGGCGGATTTTATGCTCGTGGCGGCCATGAATCCCTGTCCCTGCGGATATTTTACTGACGAACGGCATGCCTGTACCTGTTCGGCGCAGGCGGTGAACCGCTACCGTTCCAAGCTTTCCGGGCCGCTTCTGGACCGCATTGACCTGCAGATCGAAGTCCCGGCTGTGGAATACAAGGATTTGCGTGATTCCTCAGGGCTGGATTCAGCTTCCATGCGCGCCAATATTGAGCGGGTGCGGGAGATTCAGGCCGAACGTTTCAAGGATATGGATATCCTGACCAACAGTGAGCTTTCCGGTTCATCGCTGGAAAAGTTCTGCAAGCTGAGTGAAGCTGAGCACAGCTTTCTGGAGCAGGCAGTGCGTAGCCTTGGCCTTTCCGCCCGTGCTTACACGCGTATCCTGCGTATTTCACGGACCATTGCCGATCTGGCCGGGGCGGAGATGATTCAGGTTGCGCATCTGGCAGAGGCTATCAATTACCGGAGTATGGACAGGCAGGGGTAG